The nucleotide sequence CTGTATGGCCTATGGGCTAAGAATAAtttgtataaatttaaaattttttacatgtttatttattggtttatttatttatttattgagagagagagagagagagactgtgcacatacggggtgggggggggggcgcgggcagagggagagagagaaaatcccaagcaggctcccaactcccagcacagaccccaatgcagggctcaatcccacaaactgagagaccacgaactgagagatcatgacctgagccaaaatcaagagccagaaactcaaccgacggagccacccaggcgcccctgtacaattttcaatgttaaaagaaatcaaaagaagaatagtaTTTTgtcacattaaaattaaaatttcagtgtccataaataaagtctTGGAAAACAGCCACActctttatttacatattttatggaTGCTTTCACACTACAGCAAGAGGGTCTTTGCATTGTGCAATCTGAAAATGCTTCCCCTCAGCAACCAAATCAACTCGGCCCTCAGGCTCTTTTAAAAGAAACCAGGCTGTCTCCCTGAGTTCATTAATTTTCTCAGACTCCTCTCAAGTGCTGGGATTTTACTCTCTCATATCACAATCTCAAAGTGGTGGGAGTGGATGGGAAGGTGGGAAGTGGTGTTACTTACAATGCTATTTCAAGATTTCTTCCCAACTCATTtactgaacaaacaaaacagcctGACCTTCAAGTGACCATCTTCCTTCGCTccattcattcttcctcattcatGGATAAAAATCCTAACCCTGGCTGATGCTTACTATCTACTTGTGGTGCACATACCAAGAATCTTGGTGCTCCTGGAGAAATCACACAAATGATCATATCAGCATTAGTATTATTTATACTCACCAAAATCCATGGCCCCTCAATGCTGCCTAGTCACTTCTATTTCATTTGCTTGGTCAACTCTCTCTTATACTTACCATAATGAATATTTCAAACCATCTTTGCTCAGCTGTCTCCACCAGGCCTCTTCTCCCCTACTTCCCTCTTTACTTTTGACCTTACATCAGAGAGAAAATTGAAGCCTTATCCTCTTGCTACTAAAACtaaaagcttggggcgcctgggtggctcagtcggttaagtgtccgacttcggctcaggtcatgatctcagtctgtgagttcgagccccgcatcaggctctgtgctgacagctcagagcctggaacctgtttcagattctgtgtctccctctctctgaccctctcccgttcatgatctgttctctctgtctcaaaaataaataaacgttaaaaaaaaattaaaaaaaataaataaataaaactaaaagcttaCCTATTTTACACATatcccctccttttccctctagTTGTAAGAGTCCCTGTTCCTACTAACACCAATATTCCACCTACGCTTTTAGTTATGTTTGCTCTCAACTTTTAAAGCAGTATATATTAcctatcatttcttctctttcatatgTATTCAACTATTCCTTCTCAATGAGATTTTTCCTACTGGTACTTAAACATGATCAAGGCTTTCCTATCTTAGAAGTTAAATCTTCCCTTACCCCCACATCTCCCACCAGCTACTCCTTCCTTTCACAGGTAAGTCTCTAAAAGATTTGCGCAAgcttctgtttccatttcctttttcccGCTCGTTCTGAGGCCACTACAGTCTGACTGTCTGTGTTATTTTACTGAAATTACTCTCACAAAGATTACCAATGACTACCATGTTGACAAATccaaagaacattttcttaattgtcatttatttttatttttctttatttttttttcaacgttttttatttatttttgggacagagagagacagagcatgaacgggagaggggcagagagagagggagacacagaatcggaaacaggctccaggctctgagccatcagcccagagcctgacgcggggctcgaactcacggaccgcgagatcgtgacctggctgaagtcggacgcttaaccgactgcgccacccaggcgcccctatttttatttttcagtagtgtttgactgtttcctctttctctcaactCTTTTTACCTTTGAATTCTGAAATATGATAATCTACTAAGTTttgtcctcctttttcttcttcttcatagGTTCATCCTCCTCTATTCATTCACTGCAGTTCTTCAAGATCAGTCCTAGCCTTCTTCCTGCCTCACTCGAAATTAGCTTTTCAGGCAATCTAACCAATgccccaatgttttattttccatctatttCCTGACAATATAGATATTTTCCATCTATTTCCATCTATGATGATATTTTCCATCTATTTCCTGTCACCAGGACTCTAGCAATATAGTTAGCTAATAGTTGCCCTGCATCTACCTGGCCCACCCAATCTGTTTTCCACAACACCaaagtaatttattaaaaaatgtaaatctggTTACCTTCTTTTCTGCTCCTAACTAAAACCACTTACATGAATTCTCACTGTTCTTTGAGGGAAAAATCTGTAACCTTTCCTGCAAGGACAGGTCATAtgttaaacttttaatttatggGATTCATCCTGCTCACCCTACAATAGTCTTTTGATATACTGTGCTCTCTGCTTGAAAAGGTTACCATACTCAATATCCTCTGTATGTACCCAGATAAATTCTGCTTATCTCTTCTCAGATGACTTCCTTATGCCACCTACTCCATATTCAGTAATGAGGCTTttagtggtgcctggctggctcactcagtagaccatgtgactcttgatcttgcgattttaagtttgagccccacattggatgtagagattacttaaaactaaaatctttataaaaaataaagtaataatgtGACCTTTATACAAATGGCTTTTGCCACCACTATACTACAAGCTATATGAggaggcaactgggtggctcagtcagtttaaacATCCGAcccttgatattggctcaggtcatgatctaatggtcatcagatcaagccctgggtcagctccacactcagagtggagcctgcttgggattctttttcagtctctttcccactcacacacatgctctctttttgtccaaataaataaacattaaaataaataaaagctccaTGAGAACATACCTATGGCTGGTTTTACTCACCATTAGATCCAGGTGCTTGGCCTTCATTAGTAGTCATAAAAATATTGTGAATTAACAAATTAATGGAAGTTAATACACATTATGTCTAATTTACACTCATTTCATCATGAATTTTATATTGTTAACAGTCTGttaaatttagcaaataaaatttctgaCAAATTATGCTATAATTAAAGAATGTGTAattctagaaaaggaaatttccaaataattccatttctttttactaCCAGAGCACAAACCTTATACTGACCttaggaaataaataagaaaatgtcttcACATTTGTACAAATTCTGTTAGTTGTCCCATCCTCAGTGTCCTGATTTTATTTAGAGGTTCATTTTTACCCCTTTGGACTCAAAGAAGGCTACACTTATCTTGATCGATCTAGGTCAATCATGGCAGTCCCATGTCTCCTGTCAGTTTAGGAGTATTGCCATTCTAGTTCTGCCAATGAGAAATAAGGAAGCACTTCTGGGAAAGGCTTCATCATTCATAGGGAAGAGATAGTCCTTTTCTGCCACTGGCACAAAATCCAGAAAAAGCATAAaatccagaaaattaaaaataatttaactggAATCCTATCATGCTACACTTGAAACTGccctaactcttgattttttgatttgtttttttgctttagtCTGTTTAAATTAGGATTCTCTGTTATTTGCAGCTAAAGTCAGCctaaataatagataaaaaaatttttggtcCAGGTTCCTCAAATGAGGAACATTGTTTCAGCTAACTCAGTATTTGTATAGCAAATAGATTACAACAGTGCTCACTATATAAAGCTAAAAAGCAAATCATTTAATTAAGAACccagagaagaattttaaaagaaatttagcaAGCTGAAAACTGTGAAAATAATGGATAATTATGAATATAATTCATTGAATTACTAAAAGCATTTCACCTTTGGCAATTAATTATACTTGTTCAGTAGAAGAGAATACAATTTATCAtgaatattttgagaaagggaatcTGTttttacagattctttttttttttttttggtaactgaaAGACTGCCAAATACATTgtgaattttcaaagaattaaaatgtaataaaatgtacTTAGCATAACTCTCTGCTAAGACcaacattttataatgatttagaataaaatatatgatcaTTATTTCAACCTGAAGATGCCAGGAGATTGGGCTGAATTTGTAACCATCTTACTAAATAGCTTAAAGGTAATTTTCTGAATAAATTCTGGAAATAAATTTACTGGTTTGTTATTTGTCTTATTCTCATAAGAGTGGGTGATAGAATGCATGACAAATCTAACTATGTGCTCTTACTAGTAATGAACATCACTATGATTTGTAAAAGCAATTATTTCTGGTGAATTTGAAATGTAGGTGTTCtggcattttattattaaaatgtgaatGAGAAATAGATAACCAGAGGAGATTTTCCAAGTAATCTTTTAATATATACTCTTTAGATATTCTATCCTTAAtctcttcttaaaataattaaatagcccagattacattaaaatgtttataatgctAAGCATATCGTtacctgttttttatttatttactatcatttttaaagatttttaaaatttttttattaaattttttaatgtttattatttttgagagacagagacccacatggggttcgaactcataaactgtgagatcaccatctgagccgaagttggacgcttaaccaactgagccatccaggtgcccctaaagatgttttttttatttttaaacaatccctacacccaacatggggctcaaacttacaacaccgagatcaagagtcacctggtccactgactgagccagccaggctcttgttatttgctttttaaatctactatttttttttaaagcttatcatttaaaattgagagagagagacagaacacaggtgggaggggcagagagagaaggagtcacaatACGAAGCAGgcgtcaggctctgaactgtcggcacagaacccaatgcaggggctcgaacccatgaaccatgagatcatgacctgagtcacccaggtgcccctaaatctacTATTTTGATGCATAATACATAGCCAGTCGGGCACCcttgttatttgctttttaaatatactattttgACATGTAATTTACATGAAATAAATTGTACCTATTTTAAGCGTACAGTTCAATGcaggtagaaaaaaatatatctgtgtaATCACCACTACAATCAAAATATAGAATACTTTACTCTCCAAAATTCCTCCTGACTTTTCCCAATCACAATTCAGTACCCTTTGTCCCAGGAAACCACTGATCCCTGTCTGTCAGTAGagaatagggtttttttttctacaatttcacacaaatgaaatcatatagcaagtattattctgacttctttcacttaccacAATATTTGCTCCTTATTATTGCTGAACAATATTCTTTggtatggatatatcacaattttttcacgcactcatttattttttgtttttttaagaattataattctaggggcgcctgggtggcgcagtcggttaagcgtccgacttcagccaggtcacgatctcacggtccgtgagttcgagccccgcgtcaggctctgggctgatggctcagagcctggagcctgtttcagattctgtgtctccctctctctctgcccctctcccgttcatgctctgtctcgctctgtcccaaaaataaataaacgttgaaaaaaaaaaaaaattaaaaaaaaaagaattataattctATAGTTTTATTAAGACAAAACTGACAATGTGGTATGAAGTTATATTAAAGTTTTCACAGGAATTTAACACATGCCTAAAAAGATTTTACAATGGAaattcttgggacgcctgggtggcttggtcagttaggcgtctgaccgatttccgttcaggtcataaccttcaggttcatgggtttgagccctgggttgggctctgcgctgacaatgtgaggcctgcttgagattctctctccctctctctctgcccctcctctgtgcgcatgcacacacacatcttctctcaaaataaataaagtttaaaaccaAGATTTCACAGTGGAGTTCTAGATGCAGGTCTAGGCGATGCGGAGAACTGATGGATCTCATGATTGAAGACAGCATTTTGTAttaattattagaataaaaaaattggttttgttttgtgtttcgaAGTGAACCACTGCCCCTGGTACATGGGCAGTGTAAAAATGCAGAGTTAACACTATTGGGAAGAAGGTTGTGGATTGTGGAGACAGATGTACTTTGGAGATCTACAATATCTTTTGCTCTCATTCTGCAAGTTTTATCCTTCATGGAAGGCCCTTTGCCTTTCTCAGAAAAGTACAGAATAGGCTGCCTTGCAACATTTCTCCCCCTTTCCCGTCCTGGGATGGGTGTGCAAGCTACACAGCATGGAAAGGCTTTAAAGCACTTGAGATGCTGTAGGGGCAGTATGAAAGTTTAATCTCCTGAGACCAGGGCTTTTGAAATCATTCAGTTCTTCAAGTGATCTGATGAACTTGTACTGTCAGTGACTGAATCCTGTTGATTTCAGAAGCCAAAGTTCAAATAACAGGCCCCAAGAAGTTTCCAACCTTGGAGCATGGGCCCTTGTCTTTCCCTACTCTTCCACCTTCCATAGCACCGTCTTCCCCTCTCCAAATTCTTCAGCCAGTGGCTTGGATAGACAAACTGATGTTTAACATTTCATAATTGGAAAAGAAAGGGTTTCTTATCAATTTCAAAAATTTGCACCTCTAAGACAGAATGATCTGCCTATGTATATGCTCCAATAAGACTTTCCCTCCTCAACCAATTTCCATTCCCCAAATGGCAGCTTTGGTAATTTATTAACTGGTTTAGTACTTTGTTGGGAACAGCATTAAGCTCAAGAAGGGAATACCTTGGCTTATAAATTTCCAGCATTCCCAGCTTTTAAACAGTTTCTCATAGTCCTCATTTAGGTTGCCaatgacatttttgaaaagataaaatattctgGACACAGAACCAAATCACTGCTGgtttattcttttcattgttttaccATTTCCCCAGTCAGATctcaaattttaacaaaaaaagtcCTACCCATCTCTGTTCCTTCCCAACCCCAAATAATACACTAGTCACAGCCCCAACTAATACACTAGTAACAGCCAAAAACTATACACATGCTACACTGTAAAAATGCAGAGTTAACAGTATTGGGAAGAAGGTTGTGAATTGTGGAGATAGATGTACTTTGGAGATCTACAGTATCTTCTGCTCTCCCACACACCCACTCTGTAAGTTTTGTCCTTCATGGAAGGCCCTTTGCCTTTCTCAGAAAAGTACATAATGGGCTGCCTTGCAacatttctccccctttctcttcctgggaTGGGTGTGCAAACTACACAGCATGGAAAGGCTTTAAAGCATTTGGGCTGCTGTAGGGCACAGAAATGGTACTACTGACTCTACAAAGGACATCTTCTCAAACCAACTCTGGTGCCAAGACAAGTATAACTCCTTCCCTTCTAACTTGAAACCCATAGTCAGACGTGACAGGAGCACTAGTACTCAGGAGAGTTAATTCTTGTCATCTTTTTGGTAATTGTTCTCTGAGAGGTAAGAATGCCACATCAGCCTTTCCTCATTGAAGGATATGACCACCTGGTGGGCACTTGATATTGGCTTCCTTGGCAGGGACTAGGTCAGCCTCAGCagcatttttccatttcatcaggAACATGAGTTCTCCACGAGTCTGTAGATCTAATAATCTGTGGCTTTtctgactcttctttttctttggtttgctCTCCTCTCCCTTATCTTCAGAATCAGAGTCAGCTTTGAGCTTGCCTCCCTCTGGTTTATCCGTCTCAAGTGCTGTTTTCTGTGACTGTAGAAACTTGGCAATGAGATCAGGGCAATCCAGGCTCTCTTCTGGCTCCCACATGTTATCTGAGAACTCCTTCCACTTTAGAAGATACTCCACTTCGCCCTTTGTCATTCAACCGTCAAGAACTTTTTCCACCACATATTTCTCTTCCCCCTCATCCAGCAcctcctctatttttttattgttttatttcttctccatagTGCCCACCAGCTTTCTGATCTAAAGAGTGATGCTGCTCAGAGCAGCGTACAAGAGCCGGGGAGGAATTGGTGCGATAGCACACCATGTCAGGCaggcagagtggggtggggggagtggtgcCCAGAAAAGCAACAAGCCCATAGCTGCAGTGGAGCCCCTCCCTGAAGCGGTGTACGACAGGCCCCAGCCAACAGGCAAAAGACTGTCCAATCATTTGTTGATGGACTTCTCCATAGTTTCTAGTTGGGgcttttatgaataaagctacacTGAACATTCACCAGAAGTCTTTGCATTGATAAACATTATTTCTACtaggtaaatacctag is from Neofelis nebulosa isolate mNeoNeb1 chromosome 10, mNeoNeb1.pri, whole genome shotgun sequence and encodes:
- the LOC131487654 gene encoding chromobox protein homolog 1-like produces the protein MTKGEVEYLLKWKEFSDNMWEPEESLDCPDLIAKFLQSQKTALETDKPEGGKLKADSDSEDKGEESKPKKKKSQKSHRLLDLQTRGELMFLMKWKNAAEADLVPAKEANIKCPPGGHILQ